The Arachis ipaensis cultivar K30076 chromosome B07, Araip1.1, whole genome shotgun sequence genome includes a window with the following:
- the LOC107609903 gene encoding protein P21-like translates to MAITKTLSIFLVLATTYLAAARAAQFDIINKCSYTVWAAAVPTGDGRQLNSGETWTIQVAAGTTGARIWARTGCSFDGSGNGHCNTGDCGGRLQCSAYGQPPNTLAEFALNQYKNLDFYDISLVDGFNVPMQFSPSSNGCTRSISCTVDIIGQCPSQLKTNGGCNNPCTVFKTDEYCCNSGSCSATDYSKYFKTRCPDAYSYPKDDQTSTFTCPGGTNYKVVFCP, encoded by the coding sequence atggCCATAACCAAAACCCTCTCCATCTTCCTCGTCCTCGCCACCACATACCTCGCTGCCGCCAGGGCAGCACAGTTTGACATAATCAACAAATGCTCCTACACCGTCTGGGCCGCCGCGGTGCCCACCGGAGACGGCCGGCAGCTTAACTCTGGCGAAACATGGACCATTCAGGTTGCCGCCGGCACGACCGGAGCACGCATTTGGGCCCGAACAGGGTGCAGCTTCGACGGTTCAGGAAACGGACACTGCAACACCGGCGACTGCGGCGGTCGGCTCCAGTGCAGCGCATACGGCCAACCACCAAACACGCTGGCAGAATTCGCCCTAAACCAATACAAAAACCTGGACTTCTACGACATATCCTTGGTGGACGGTTTCAACGTTCCGATGCAGTTCAGCCCCAGCTCAAACGGGTGCACGCGCTCCATTAGCTGCACTGTCGACATCATCGGACAGTGCCCTAGCCAGCTGAAGACTAATGGCGGCTGCAACAACCCTTGCACTGTTTTCAAGACGGATGAGTATTGTTGCAATTCTGGTAGCTGTAGCGCCACTgattattcaaaatattttaagACTAGGTGCCCTGACGCATACAGTTACCCTAAGGATGACCAGACAAGCACGTTTACTTGCCCCGGAGGAACCAACTACAAGGTTGTCTTTTGCCCTTGA